Within Longimicrobium sp., the genomic segment GGATGGCTGGCTGCGGGACAAGGACTGGCAGCCCGTGGCACCCGACGAGTTCAAGGCGCTCCCCGCGGACGAAAAGCTGCGGCGCATCCGCCACTCGTCGGCGCACGTGATGGCGACGGCGCTGCGGAAGGTGAGGCCGGAGGCGACGTTCGCCATCGGGCCGGCGACGGAGCACGGCTTCTTCTACGACGTGCACGTGGACTCGCCGATCACGCCCGACGAGATCGCCGCGGTGCAGGAGGGGATGAAGGGCGTCTGCAAGGAGCGGCAGCGCTTCGAGGTGGCCGTGGTCCCCCACGCCGAGGCGGTGGAGTTCTTTACCGAGAAGGGCGAGCGCTACAAGCTCGACATCCTGGAAAAGCTGGTGGACCAGACGGTGACGTTCTACCGCAACGGCGACTTCGTGGACCTGTGCGCCGGCCCGCACGTGCCCGACACCAGCTTTTGCCAGAACGTAAAGCTGCTGACGGCGTCGCCCGCGCACTGGCGGGGCGAGCAGAACCCGTCGCTGCAGCGCGTTACCGGCACGGCGTGGGACAGCCGCGACGCGCTCAAGAGCTACCTGGCGTTCGTGGAAGAGGCCAAGGCCCGCGATCACCGCGTGCTGGGGCAGTCGCTGGACCTGTTCAGCTTTCATCCCTGGGCGGCCGGCGCGCTCTGGCATCCCCGCGGGCTGACGCTGCGCAACGAGCTGGGCCGCTTCTGGCGCGAGCTGCAGCCGGAATACGGCTACGTCGAAATTCTCAATCCCGTGCTGTACAAGCCCGACCTGTTCCAGCAGTCGGGGCACTGGGAGCACTACCACGAGGACATGTACATCGTGCGCGACGCGGACGGCGAGCCCGACATGGCGCTCAAGCCGATGAACTGCCCCGACACGATGCTGTTCTACAAGACGCGCGCGCACAGCTACCGCGACCTGCCCCTGCGCGTGGCCGAGAGCCAGATCCTGCACCGCAACGAGGTGACGGGCGCGCTTCACGGGCTGATGCGCACGCGCAGCTTCGTGCAGGACGACGCGCACATCTTTTTGACGCCCGACCAGGTGCAGGAGGAGATCCGGCAGCTGCTGGGGCTGGTGGACCGCTTCTACTCGCTGTTCGGGCTGGAGTATTCCATGAAGCTCTCCACGCGCCCCGAGAAGTACATGGGCGAGCTGGAGCAGTGGAACGCGGCCGAAGAGGCGCTCAAGGCGTCGCTGGATGCATCCGGCCGGGGATACTGGATCGACGAGGGCGACGGCGCGTTCTACGGGCCCAAGATCGACATC encodes:
- the thrS gene encoding threonine--tRNA ligase — translated: MSKDWDGWLRDKDWQPVAPDEFKALPADEKLRRIRHSSAHVMATALRKVRPEATFAIGPATEHGFFYDVHVDSPITPDEIAAVQEGMKGVCKERQRFEVAVVPHAEAVEFFTEKGERYKLDILEKLVDQTVTFYRNGDFVDLCAGPHVPDTSFCQNVKLLTASPAHWRGEQNPSLQRVTGTAWDSRDALKSYLAFVEEAKARDHRVLGQSLDLFSFHPWAAGALWHPRGLTLRNELGRFWRELQPEYGYVEILNPVLYKPDLFQQSGHWEHYHEDMYIVRDADGEPDMALKPMNCPDTMLFYKTRAHSYRDLPLRVAESQILHRNEVTGALHGLMRTRSFVQDDAHIFLTPDQVQEEIRQLLGLVDRFYSLFGLEYSMKLSTRPEKYMGELEQWNAAEEALKASLDASGRGYWIDEGDGAFYGPKIDISIQDSLGRKWQCGTIQLDFQLPQRFELEYTAADGTRQTPIVIHRAIFGSMERFIGVIVEHFAGAFPVWLAPVQAVVLPISDEKQLDYAHEVTAALRKAGIRAELQQYESLNYRIRQAEKQKVPYILVLGEREQEQRSAAVRRHKVKEQRV